One Primulina huaijiensis isolate GDHJ02 chromosome 5, ASM1229523v2, whole genome shotgun sequence DNA segment encodes these proteins:
- the LOC140977180 gene encoding protein OCTOPUS-like has product MNPNATVVDPTAPPPPPPPPQPPRSSFSCDRHPDEQFSGFCPSCLCERLTTLDKSSSNTPSSSRRPSSASAAAAAAIKSLFSSSSSKPIVNSNSLPPPVPTKPSRPTSFLPELRRSKSFSATKNEALSQLCEPQRKSCDVRVRNSSTLWSLFALDGDNKTTAKKPSAPSSQNRPESSQNSRHYESCVVNKPVFEETEYEDDFKDAENIETPVVDDDDCGDEITPVLDSHLENLRNNSEPEVNNAGVIETDVFNTDNLKPMKDHIDLDTREKKSSGGGFWAAASVFSKKWHNWRRKQKVKKQNDGENVAALPVDKPISRQYRETLSEVADYGFGRRSCDMEPRFSLDVGRISFDDPRYSFDEPRASWDGHLIGRTFPRIAPMISVIEDSPVTHVTRSDMQIPVEELVTMTTNITDESEVVPGGSAQTREYYSDSSSRRRKSLDRSSSTRIAEAAGAADIDTKVLPTTADCIHGPKLLVKESLRDPNLNSLRDDVSETFELSNGFRDGLKTGERKESKKSRSWSWRIWGFIYRLGNGNKFDVEDRYDGINGVERSFSESWEELHRRGNGEAIGGFNRKAFRSNSSVSWRNSNHFGGSFGSLRKPNLEINGSGNKRRDEFVLEKNRSARYSPNHIDNGPLRFYLTPMRSGRRGIIKPTNSHSITRSVLRLN; this is encoded by the coding sequence ATGAATCCTAACGCCACCGTCGTTGACCCAACAGCGCCTCCgcctccgccgccgccgccacaGCCTCCGCGGTCCTCTTTCAGCTGTGACCGCCACCCTGACGAACAGTTCTCGGGCTTTTGTCCGTCTTGCCTCTGCGAGCGCCTTACCACATTAGATAAATCTTCCTCCAACACTCCCTCGTCTTCTCGCCGCCCCTCCTCAGCTTCGGCTGCCGCCGCGGCCGCCATTAAATCGCTtttttcatcttcatcttcGAAACCCATCGTTAACAGTAACTCTCTCCCACCACCAGTTCCTACTAAACCTTCCAGACCCACCTCGTTTTTGCCTGAGCTGCGACGTTCGAAGTCATTTTCAGCGACCAAGAATGAAGCTTTAAGCCAATTATGCGAGCCCCAGAGGAAATCTTGTGACGTTAGGGTGAGAAACTCGAGCACTCTTTGGTCACTTTTTGCTCTCGACGGCGATAACAAGACCACTGCTAAGAAACCCTCTGCTCCATCCTCTCAAAACCGTCCAGAGTCTAGCCAGAATTCTAGACATTACGAATCTTGTGTTGTCAATAAGCCCGTTTTTGAGGAAACTGAATATGAGGACGACTTTAAAGACGCTGAAAATATAGAAACTCCCGTGGTGGATGATGATGATTGCGGAGATGAAATAACTCCAGTCCTGGATTCCCATTTAGAGAATCTGAGAAATAATAGCGAGCCGGAGGTAAATAATGCTGGTGTGATTGAAACAGATGTTTTTAATACGGATAATTTGAAGCCTATGAAGGACCACATAGATCTTGATACCCGAGAAAAGAAGAGTTCTGGCGGAGGATTTTGGGCAGCTGCCTCGGTTTTCAGCAAGAAATGGCACAACTGGAGGAGGAAGCAGAAGGTAAAAAAGCAGAATGATGGCGAAAATGTAGCTGCATTACCCGTTGATAAACCAATCTCAAGGCAGTACCGCGAAACTCTGTCAGAGGTGGCCGATTATGGATTTGGGAGGAGGTCTTGCGACATGGAGCCTAGGTTTTCACTTGATGTTGGAAGGATCAGCTTCGACGATCCAAGGTATTCATTCGATGAGCCTCGAGCCTCTTGGGACGGGCATTTGATTGGGAGGACTTTTCCAAGAATTGCACCAATGATTTCTGTAATTGAGGATTCCCCAGTCACACATGTCACTCGCTCTGATATGCAAATTCCAGTGGAAGAACTCGTAACAATGACAACGAACATTACCGATGAGAGTGAAGTTGTGCCTGGAGGGTCGGCACAGACCAGGGAGTATTACTCGGATTCTTCTTCGAGGAGAAGGAAGAGTCTCGATAGGTCTAGCTCAACGAGGATCGCTGAAGCTGCTGGGGCTGCAGATATTGATACTAAGGTGTTGCCCACAACTGCAGATTGCATTCACGGGCCAAAGTTACTGGTGAAAGAGAGTTTGAGGGATCcaaatttgaattctttgaGGGACGATGTTTCTGAGACTTTTGAGCTGAGTAATGGGTTTAGGGATGGTTTAAAAACTGGTGAACGAAAGGAGTCCAAAAAGTCAAGGAGTTGGAGTTGGAGGATATGGGGATTCATATACCGGCTTGGTAATGGAAACAAATTTGACGTTGAGGATAGGTATGATGGAATAAACGGCGTGGAGAGGTCATTTTCGGAGTCTTGGGAGGAGTTGCATCGGAGAGGGAATGGGGAGGCCATTGGTGGATTCAACAGAAAGGCGTTCAGGAGCAATAGTAGTGTGAGCTGGAGAAACTCCAATCACTTTGGCGGATCATTTGGGAGCTTGAGAAAACCAAATCTTGAAATAAATGGAAGCGGGAATAAGAGGAGAGACGAGTTCGTACTGGAAAAGAATAGGAGTGCAAGATATTCTCCTAACCATATTGATAATGGACCATTAAGGTTTTACTTGACGCCCATGAGAAGTGGGCGAAGAGGTATAATCAAGCCTACTAACTCGCACTCGATCACAAGAAGCGTGCTTCGTTTGAACTGA